A window from Solanum stenotomum isolate F172 chromosome 7, ASM1918654v1, whole genome shotgun sequence encodes these proteins:
- the LOC125871418 gene encoding protein SEED AND ROOT HAIR PROTECTIVE PROTEIN-like — protein MASNKYLPVFCIVLSIVATATIASANSNYENGYYGYENDVPKTYKKDVHTKGLVPEANIIAVQGMIYCKSGSKHIPLKGAIARITCLGTEKHGHETAPFSFSSYQSDAKGYYYAVFSLNELKEYDQSCTITQCKAFLESSSLEECDVPTDENNGKTGAILTSYRLLNEYAEKKTVLYSVAPFVYTSEDEADADYTKSNYYKREGGY, from the exons ATGGCTTCAAACAAATATTTGCCAGTATTTTGCATTGTTTTGTCAATTGTAGCAACAGCTACTATTGCTTCTGCAAATAGCAATTATGAAAATGGTTATTATGGTTATGAAAATGATGTCCCAAAAACATACAAGAAGGATGTGCATACAAAGGGATTAGTCCCAGAAGCAAATATTATTGCTGTTCAAGGAATGATTTATTGCAAATCTGGATCTAAACACATCCCACTTAAGG GAGCCATAGCAAGGATAACATGCCTTGGCACGGAAAAACACGGACACGAAACAGCTCCATTCTCCTTCTCAAGTTACCAATCGGACGCAAAAGGTTATTACTACGCAGTATTTTCACTAAACGAGCTCAAAGAATATGATCAATCTTGCACAATTACACAATGCAAAGCCTTCTTAGAAAGCTCTTCACTTGAAGAATGTGATGTACCAACTGATGAAAATAATGGTAAAACAGGAGCTATTCTTACTTCTTATCGATTACTCAATGAATATGCTGAGAAGAAAACAGTATTGTACTCTGTTGCACCTTTTGTTTACACTTCAGAAGATGAAGCCGATGCTGATTACACTAAATCCAATTATTACAAACGTGAAGGGGgttattag